Proteins from one Pristis pectinata isolate sPriPec2 chromosome 34, sPriPec2.1.pri, whole genome shotgun sequence genomic window:
- the LOC127585956 gene encoding uncharacterized protein LOC127585956 yields MEGTGPLRVGLTVLVLLCGGVSAGSHSLRFFLTSTTQIPGFPQFVGVGYVDGVQFIMYDSDRKLVPREQWMVESEGAVGWKRKLFLAQGQEINLKDNIPLFMSRTNQSGGIHTIQQMVGCDLKEDGTTSGFAQYGWDGEDVISFDKEHMVWVSPVPWAVGMKYQWDQDMVDIQRGKDFLETECIDWLRRFVEYGERELRVVPPQVAFTPTAQTPHLSCLATGFHPPSIEVTLWRDGTILHEAHSSGLLPNHDGTHQIRKWVQVDPEDPGQFSCRVEHSGLQDPVIQVYVRGTHSRLPLILGLLVALIAPTIAVGAVYRWRAGVKRNYNPTPTSDGAGSSAGSTASESADDTSAVDQISNGSNYLEEGDREPQVRVPQRQRGVFWLLASLLRRQVEVTSQLQNRSSEGERDRDTPGATLQEAVQTAQTRANDLKARGTEVTYWLNQVQQAQGARRPGWQPDPFKIQALVQRGDKLDAWLGDGDIWMVEDEEGVPEEAKPHHRRPQPYAPKSLQARPVTTWSQVHRRREGSQDGTPRRGKSLWSLPRPRRPGTSLLKSSPSWQIGSASSRANSWPRGCSSCGTRGPPTRDRGHATLWDWVVAALRVQYPTLLEWDLYGRPQWSTVIEGTRIIREWALVTGIYSGTGDFELLENTTTTSALAAYLVATARPDLRPVVLPLMGPASRKTDRKAITLLEGLEYMQRGVAMQVRRAETRAGDTTSRLTRKQLYLKLLRAVVDRASIDGVPTSALHVRWKELCGGKPSRGTTRDHPGAKTDTGDSTECIPGINVLKGQSLHTNWGNFTFGAAQATVVVRAAKKTQEAIRNATVDQAAQKCCATISMDEPDLSALRAHCKSGHLGADGTLRLAEQFVVALTVDQSPLVSHRSWFTSLRLSSGVPDMEGTGSLRVGLTMLVLLCGGVSAGSHFLRFFLTSTTEIPSFQQFAGVGYVDGVQFMTYDSDRKLVPREQWMVESEGAVSRKQVLLFAERRETLLKGYISFLMSRTNQSGGIHVLQQMVGCDLTEDETTNGFVQYSWDGEDVISFDKEHMVWVSPVPWAVGMKYQWDQNKVRSQKWKNFLETACVEWLRRFVEYGERELRVVPPQVTFTPSAQTPHLSCLATGFHPPSIEVTLRRDGTILHEAHSSGLLPNHDGTHQIRKWVQVDPEDPGQFSCRVEHSGLEDPVVLVYVRGTHSRLPLILGLLVALIALTIAVSAVYRWRAGVKRNYNPTPTSDGAGSSAGSTASKSGTNGVDGHCAPTPLGSTWLSTDAPYVIGLAVGEDEKLSETTEGLWERFTSSL; encoded by the exons ATGGAGGGGACGGGCCCCCTGAGGGTGGGGCTGACAGTGTTGGTCCTCCTGTGTGGAGGGGTCTCCGCAG GCTCTCACTCTCTGCGATTTTTCCTGACATCCACAACTCAGATTCCCGGTTTCCCGCAGTTTGTGGGCGTCGGTTACGTGGACGGTGTCCAGTTCATCATGTACGACAGTGATCGGAAGTTGGTTCCCCGGGAGCAGTGGATGGTGGAGAGTGAGGGGGCTGTGGGCTGGAAGAGGAAGTTGTTTCTTGCCCAGGGTCAGGAGATAAACCTGAAAGATAATATTCCGTTGTTTATGTCTCGGACCAACCAGTCGGGCG GAATCCACACCATCCAGCAGATGGTCGGCTGTGACCTGAAGGAGGATGGGACCACGAGCGGCTTTGCCCAGTACGGCTGGGACGGAGAGGACGTGATCAGCTTCGACAAGGAGCACATGGTGTGGGTGTCACCGGTACCGTGGGCAGTGGGCATGAAATACCAGTGGGATCAGGACATGGTTGACATTCAGAGAGGGAAGGACTTCCTGGAGACGGAGTGTATCGATTGGCTGAGGAGATTCGTGGAGTACGGAGAGAGGGAACTGCGagtgg TCCCCCCCCAGGTTGCCTTCACCCCTACGGCCCAaaccccccacctctcctgctTGGCCACCGGCTTCCACCCCCCGTCCATCGAGGTGACCCTGTGGAGGGACGGGACCATCCTCCATGAGGCCCACTCCAGCGGGCTCCTGCCCAATCACGACGGGACCCACCAGATCCGGAAGTGGGTGCAGGTCGATCCTGAGGACCCGGGACAGTTCTCCTGTCGGGTGGAGCACAGCGGACTGCAGGATCCCGTCATCCAGGTTTACG TGCGGGGGACTCACTCCCGGCTCCCACTCATCCTCGGGCTCCTGGTCGCTCTCATTGCTCCCACCATCGCTGTTGGTGCCGTCTACAGGTGGCGAG CGGGAGTGAAGAGGAACTACAATCCCACACCGA CTTCAGACGGTGCAGGATCCTCGGCCGGTTCCACCGCCAGCGA gtctgcagatgacaccagcgcAGTGGACCAGATCTCAAATGGCAGCAATTATCTGgaggaaggagatcgagagcctC AAGTCCGGGTTCCCCAGCGTCAAAGGGGTGTCTTCTGGCTCCTGGCGTCCCTCCTGAGGCGTCAGGTTGAGGTTACTAGCCAGCTGCAGAACAGGTcttcagagggagaaagagatCGGGACACTCCGGGAGCaacgctgcaggaggcagtgcAGACTGCCCAAACTCGGGCCAATGACCTGAAGGCCAGGGGTACTGAGGTCACCTACTGGTTGAATCAGGTACAGCAGGCACAAGGCGCCCGCAGGCCCGGCTGGCAACCGGACCCGTTTAAAATCCAAGCTTTGGTCCAGCGtggcgacaagctggacgcatggctgggggacgGGGACATTTGGATGgttgaggatgaggagggggtgcccgAAGAGGCCAAGCCCCATCACCGCCGCCCCCAGCCCTATGCGCCCAAGTCCCTGCAGGCTCGACCTGTCACCACGTGGTCCCAGGTCCACCGCAggagggaagggagtcaggatgggacccccCGCAGGGGAAAGTCCCTTTGGTCCCTCCCGAGACcacggagacccgggacttctctgttaaagagctcacccagctggcaGATCGGTAGCGCCAGCAGTCGGGCGAACAGCTGGCCGCGTGGCTGCTCGAGCTGTGGGacgagggggcccccaac GAGGGATCGGGGACACgctaccctgtgggattgggtagtggCCGCCTTGAGGGTCCAGTACCCCACCCTCCTCGAGTGGGACCTATACGGGCGACCACAATGGAGCACTGTCATTGAGGGCACCAGGATCATCcgggaatgggcgctggtgactggcATTTACTCGGGGACAGGCGACTTCGAGCTGCTAGAAAACACCACCACGACCAGTGCGCTAGCAGCTTACCTGGTCGCCACTGCACGCCCCGatctgaggccagtggtcctgcccctcatgggaccggccaGCAGGAAGACCGATCGGAaagccatcactctcctggaggggttagaatacatgcagcggGGGGTGGCCATGCAGGTCCGTAGAGCGGAGACGAGGGCTGGGGACACCACTTCTCGTCTCACGCGCAAACAGCTGTACCTGAAACTATTGCGCGCAGTGGTGGACCGTGCTAGCATAGACGGGGTCCCGACCTCGGCTCTACATGTGcgatggaaggagctctgtgggggaaagccCAGCCGGGGGACGACCCGCGACCACCCCGGGGCCAAGACCGACACAGGGG ACTCTACGGAATGTATACCGGGGATcaacgtcttaaagggacagtccctgcacaccaactgGGGCAATTTCACCTTTGGAGCCGCCCAGGCCACGGTGGTTGTCAGGGCGGCCAA AAAGACCCAGGAGGCCATCCGTAATGCCacggtggaccaggctgcccagaaaTGTTGCGCAACCATTTCCATGGATGAGCCTGACCTCAGTGCCCTAAGAGCGCACTGTaagagcggtcacctaggggctgaCGGTACGCTGCGCTTGGCAGAACAGTTCGTggtcgccctcacagtggaccagt CCCCCTTGGTCAGCCACAGGAGCTGGTTCACTTCACTTCGGTTGAGCTCTGGGGTCCCAGACATGGAGGGGACGGGCTCCCTGAGGGTGGGGCTGACAATGTTGGTCCTCCTGTGTGGAGGCGTCTCCGCAG GCTCTCACTTTCTCCGATTTTTCCTGACATCCACAACTGAGATTCCCAGTTTCCAGCAGTTTGCGGGTGTCGGTTACGTGGACGGTGTCCAGTTCATGACGTACGACAGTGATCGGAAGTTGGTTCCCCGGGAGCAGTGGATGGTGGAGAGTGAGGGGGCTGTGAGCAGGAAGCAGGTGTTGCTATTTGCTGAACGTCGGGAGACGCTCCTGAAGGGATACATTTCGTTCCTCATGTCTCGGACCAACCAGTCGGGCG GAATCCACGTCCTCCAGCAGATGGTCGGCTGTGACCTGACGGAAGATGAGACCACGAACGGCTTTGTCCAGTACAGCTGGGACGGAGAGGATGTGATCAGCTTTGATAAGGAGCACATGGTGTGGGTGTCACCGGTACCGTGGGCAGTGGGCATGAAATACCAGTGGGATCAGAACAAGGTTCGCAGTCAGAAATGGAAGAACTTCCTGGAGACAGCGTGTGTCGAGTGGCTGAGGAGATTCGTGGAGTACGGAGAGAGGGAACTGCGagtgg TCCCCCCCCAGGTGACCTTCACCCCTTCGGCCCAaaccccccacctctcctgctTGGCCACCGGCTTCCACCCCCCGTCCATCGAGGTGACGCTGAGGAGGGACGGGACCATCCTCCATGAGGCCCACTCCAGCGGGCTCCTGCCCAATCACGACGGGACCCACCAGATCCGGAAGTGGGTGCAGGTTGATCCTGAGGACCCGGGACAGTTCTCCTGTCGGGTGGAGCACAGCGGACTGGAGGATCCTGTCGTCCTGGTTTACG TGCGGGGGACTCACTCCCGGCTCCCACTCATCCTCGGGCTCCTGGTCGCCCTCATCGCTCTCACCATCGCTGTCAGCGCCGTCTACAGGTGGCGAG CGGGAGTGAAGAGGAACTACAATCCCACACCGA CTTCAGACGGTGCAGGATCCTCTGCCGGTTCCACCGCCAGCAAGTCAGGTACAAATGGTGTTGATGGACACTGTGCTCCGACACCACTGGGCTCCACCTGGCTCAGTACGGACGCTCCTTACG TGATCGGACTGGCGGTTGGAGAGGACGAGAAACTCTCGGAGACGACCGAGGGACTCTGGGAACGTTTCACCTCATCACTTTGA
- the LOC127586084 gene encoding 40S ribosomal protein S23-like, with amino-acid sequence MHECRGLFTARKLRNLRHDQKWHDKRYKKAHLGTALKANPFGGASHAKGIVLEKVGVEAKQPNSAVRKCVRVQLIKSGKKITASVLNDGCLNFIEEDNEVLVAGFGRKGHAVGDIPGVRFVG; translated from the coding sequence ATGCACGAGTGCCGTGGTCTCTTTACAGCCAGAAAGTTGCGTAACCTTCgtcatgatcagaaatggcatgACAAGCGGTACAAGAAGGCCCATTTGGGCACAGCCTTGAAGGCCAACCCATTTGGAGGTGCATCCCATGCCAAAGGGATAGTCTTGGAAAAAGTTGGCGTTGAGGCCAAGCAGCCCAATTCTGCCGTCAGAAAGTGTGTTCGGGTGCAACTTATTAAGAGTGGCAAGAAAATCACAGCTTCTGTTCTAAACGATGGTTGCTTGAATTTCATAGAGGAAGACAATGAAGTTCTGGTTGCTGGTTTTGGTCGTAAGGGAcatgctgttggtgatattcCTGGTGTCCGCTTCGTTGGTTAA